One window of the Runella slithyformis DSM 19594 genome contains the following:
- a CDS encoding (4Fe-4S)-binding protein: MEKQITKKYDNGEVTVVWQPHMCIHSTICFRGLPSVFDPRKRPWVTPEGGTTQTIVEQVKKCPSGALSYYMNQEIEGPVELEGNTVVEILSNGPLLVYGNLKVKDALGNETKKSQVTAFCRCGHSGNKPYCDGSHVTAEFEG, encoded by the coding sequence ATGGAAAAGCAGATTACTAAGAAATATGATAATGGTGAAGTGACTGTCGTGTGGCAACCCCACATGTGCATTCACTCCACCATTTGTTTTAGAGGCCTACCCTCCGTTTTTGACCCCCGCAAGCGCCCATGGGTTACGCCCGAAGGCGGCACCACTCAAACCATTGTGGAGCAGGTAAAAAAATGCCCTTCCGGCGCCTTATCCTATTACATGAATCAGGAAATAGAAGGCCCCGTAGAGTTGGAAGGCAATACCGTAGTGGAAATCTTGTCCAATGGGCCTTTGTTGGTATACGGCAATCTGAAAGTAAAGGATGCCTTGGGAAATGAAACGAAAAAGTCGCAGGTAACGGCTTTTTGCCGCTGCGGACATTCCGGAAATAAACCCTATTGCGACGGCTCGCACGTCACGGCAGAATTTGAGGGCTAA
- a CDS encoding acyltransferase family protein: MSQPSTDTRPHRLLSLDALRGFDMFWITGGEEIFHLLAKATGWTGAIIMAEQLSHPDWNGFRAYDLIFPLFLFLSGVSAPYSLGVRLERGDDRGKMLRKVIQRGLTLVLLGIIYNNGLQIKPLEDMRFPSVLGRIGLAGMFAQIIYLYTSTRVQYIWFVSLLLGYWAFVMLVPVPGCGAGLMTMECNPVSYLDRLIIPGHLHKDIHDPEGLVSTIPAIATGLLGIFAGNLLRADERSTSRTQKVLVLFVAGILFLIIGKLWDYVFPINKNLWTSSFVMTVGGWSLILLSLFYWIIDVQGWNRYAWILAVIGMNSILIYMAQHFIDFEHTSERLFRGIVKYFSEPYQKVFYAIGYVIVEWLMLWFLYKKKVFLKV; the protein is encoded by the coding sequence ATGAGTCAACCCTCTACCGATACTCGACCGCATCGGCTGTTGTCCCTGGACGCATTACGCGGTTTTGATATGTTTTGGATTACCGGCGGCGAAGAGATCTTTCATCTGTTGGCCAAAGCCACAGGTTGGACGGGTGCCATTATTATGGCAGAGCAACTCTCCCATCCCGACTGGAACGGTTTTCGTGCGTATGATCTCATTTTCCCTTTATTTTTATTTCTCTCCGGAGTTTCGGCACCTTATTCATTAGGTGTTCGTTTGGAACGCGGCGATGATAGGGGAAAAATGCTTCGTAAAGTAATTCAACGGGGCCTGACCTTAGTGCTTTTGGGAATTATTTATAACAACGGACTCCAAATCAAACCGTTGGAAGACATGCGATTTCCGAGCGTATTGGGACGTATCGGTCTGGCAGGGATGTTTGCCCAAATTATTTATCTGTATACAAGTACGCGAGTTCAGTACATTTGGTTTGTGAGTTTACTGCTGGGATATTGGGCTTTTGTGATGCTGGTGCCCGTACCGGGATGCGGTGCCGGTCTCATGACCATGGAGTGTAATCCCGTGAGTTACCTTGATCGGTTAATCATTCCGGGGCATTTACACAAAGATATTCATGATCCGGAAGGACTCGTTTCTACCATTCCGGCCATTGCCACGGGTTTGTTGGGGATTTTTGCGGGAAATCTGCTCCGCGCCGACGAGCGTTCGACGTCCCGTACCCAAAAAGTGTTGGTTTTGTTTGTGGCAGGCATTCTTTTTCTTATTATCGGAAAATTGTGGGATTATGTATTCCCCATCAATAAAAACCTGTGGACCAGCTCGTTTGTGATGACGGTAGGTGGGTGGAGCCTTATTCTTCTATCTCTTTTTTACTGGATCATCGACGTGCAGGGATGGAATCGCTACGCCTGGATCCTGGCGGTCATCGGCATGAATTCCATCCTGATCTACATGGCACAACACTTTATTGATTTTGAGCATACATCGGAGCGCCTTTTTCGGGGGATTGTCAAATACTTCTCTGAGCCCTACCAAAAAGTGTTTTATGCCATTGGGTATGTCATTGTAGAATGGCTGATGCTGTGGTTCCTGTATAAAAAGAAGGTATTCCTGAAAGTGTAA